The Anaeromyxobacter sp. Fw109-5 genomic interval CGCCTTCCAGCTCGATCAGGACGACCTCTTCGACTTCGGGATCGTGAACGCCGTGGTCGGGATGGGCTACGCCAAGGGCGAGAAGCTCGAGCGGTTCGTGCGCGAGAGCGTGAAGCAGAGGGACATCGAGCAGCTCCGCGTCCCGTTCGCGGCGGTGGCGACGGACCTGAACTGGGGGCAGCGGGTGGTGCTCGACAAGGGGTCGGTCTCGCGCGCGGTCCGCGCGTCGTCGGCCATCCCGGGCGTGTTCGAGCCCGTGCAGCACCAGGGGAAGCTCCTCGTGGACGGTGGCGTCGTCGACAACATCCCCATCGACGTGGCGAAGGCGAAGGGAGCGGACCTCGTCATCGCCGTGGACATCTCCGCCGACGTCGGGAACACGGACCTCCGCAACGTCGTGGACGTCATGCTCCAGGCGACGAACATCATGTTCGCCGTGAACGTCGGGTTCCGTCGCCAGGGCGCGGACGTCCTCGTGCAGCCGAAGGTCGGGAACCTGGGGATGCTCGACTTCTCGAAGAAGAAGGAGTGCATGCTCGCCGGCATCGAGGCGGCGCGCGAGGCGGTGCCGCGCATCCGCGCCGCCATCGACCAGTGGAAGGCGCGCAAGGCGCTCGAGGGGACGCCGCGAGGGTGAGCTCGCCCGCGGCCCGCGCGTCGCACCCCGGAACGGCTCCCCCTCCGGGAGCGGCGTCCGCGCCGGGCAGCGAGGGTAGGCTCGACGTGGAGGTCCGCCATGTCCGAGGCCAAGGTGCCTGGCTACAGCTCCGACGAGAGGGCGCCGCTGCCGCCGCCGCGCGACCTGCTCATCCGCGCGGAGGATCGCGTCCGGCTCCAGGAGGAGTCCGCTCGCCATCCCTGGAACCCGAGGTCGGAGATCCACGGCTACATGCTCGGGCGGAGGGCGGGGCTCGCGCGCGTCGGCGTGAACCTGCTCCGCGTGCCGCCCGGCAAGGAGTCGTTCGCGTTCCACCGCCACCTGCGGGAGGAGGAGTTCGCGTTCGTCCTGTCCGGCAAGGGCGTCGTGGACGTCGGCGACGAGACCTTCGAGATCGGCCCGGGCGACTTCCTCGGCTTCCCGGCCGGCAGCCACCCGCACAACCTCCGCAACACCGGGAGGGAGGACCTCGTGTATCTCTCGGGCGGCGAGAACCGGAACGCCGAGATCGCCGAGTTCCCGCGCGACGGCAAGGTGATGGTGCGGGTGGGACGCGACGTGACCGTCTACCCGCGGGCGGCCGGGGAGCCGTTCTGGCCGAGGCACGGGGGCGCGGAGGGGAGTGACGACGTCGGGCCGCATGAAGGGTGAGCGTTGACGGCTCCCCTCGCAGCGCTCGTCCTGGCGGTCGCCACGGCGGGGGCCGACCGCGCCGTGGAGCCGAGCCGTCCCGCGCCGCCCGTTCGGCTCCGCGTCGAGGCCGGCCCGGACGGCGCCCCCGTCGCGTTCCGGGAGGGCGATCCGTCGCCCCTGCGCGGCGTGGCCATCTACCGCGCCGTGCTCCGGCTCGACCTCGTGGAGCGGCACGACCGCGCCCGGATCACCCGGCGGGCGCTCCTCGTGGGCGGCGCGGTCGCGCTCCTCGGAGGCCCCGCGCTCGGCTATGCGTTCGGCTCGGCCGCGGCGCGGCCGACCGTGAACTGCTGGGTGATGGGCGACGACGGCCAGCCGATCCCGCAGTGCCGGCCGAACGCGGACATCGAGCGCGAGAACGACCAGAAGCTGCGCCGCGGGGTGCTCGTGGGCACGGGCGTCGGCGTCGCCCTCTCGGCGCTGCTCGTCACCGCCGGCCTCTCGGTGGACCCGGCCGTCCCGGACCTCGCCGAGGCGCAGGCGCTGGTGGCGCGCTTCAACGCGCGGCTCGAGCGCCCCGCGGGCGTGACGGCGCCGCGGGCGCGGCTGCGGCTCGAGCCGCTCGAGGGCGGCGGGTGGGTCGGGGTGGTGGGGACGTTCTAGGCGTGCGGCCCGCGAGCGCGACCGCGCCCTTCGCCGAGCGCGGGGCGAGCGGATCCATGTCTGCTCCGCTCGCGATGCCCCTCGACGACGGCTTCGGGGAGCCGCGCGCGGGATCCGGTCCGCCGTGAGGCCGCGCTCGAGGCCGAGCACCCTGGACCGCGCCGTCCACCTGGGTTAAGGAGCCGCCGATGCCCGCGCGCTCCCGCTTCGACGCCGACTACTTCCGCCGCTTCTACGACGGACCCGGCAAGACCCACTCCGCCGCCGAGATCGGGCGGCTCGCGTGCGGGGTCGACGGGCTCGCCGCCTGGCTGGGCGTCGAGATCCGCTCCGTGCTCGACGTCGGCGCCGGGACGGGCCTGTGGCGGACCTGGTTCCGCAAGCACCGCCCCGGCGTGCGCTACCGCTCGATCGACGTCTCGCCCTTCGCCTGCGAGCGCTACGGCCACGAGCTGCGCGACATCGCGCGGTGGCGCTCCCGCGAGCGCTTCGACCTCGTGGTGTGCCACAGCGTGCTGCAGTACCTCGACGACGCCGCGGCGGCGCAGGCGCTCGAAAACATCGGCCGGATGTGCCGTGGGTTGCTGTACCTCGAGGCCGTGACGAGGAGCGACGTCCCGATCCTGGATCTCGAGAAGTCGGACACGCAGATGCACGTGCGCAGCGGCGCCTGGTACCGGCGCGAGCTCGGGCGTCACTTCTTCCAGATCGGCGCCGGGCTGTGGGGATCGCGGCGCAGCCCGGTCCAGCTCTTCGATCTGGAGGGCCCGGGGGCGCTCGCGAGCCGCGGCTAGACCGCGCGGGCCGCGCAGGGGCATCCGCCGGAGCGAGCGAAGCGAGCGCCCGGAGCCCCGGCGGCGTCGCCCGTCTGGATCAATCCAGCCCCCGCGCCCACAGCTCGTCCTCGTCGAGCCCGAGGAAGTGCCCCACCTCGTGGACGAGCGTCACGCCGATCTCCTGGATCAGCTCCTCCCGGCTGCGCGCGAAGCGCTCCAGGTTCTTCTGGAAGAGGACGATGGCGGACGGGAGGTGGCTCCAGGGATCCATGGAGACCTTCTGGCCGTACGGTGCGCCGCGGAAGAGGCCGAGGATGGCGGGAGAGAGGGGCGGGTCGGAGGCGAGGAGATCGTCGGAGGTGGGCAGGTCCTCCACGGTGATGGCGACGTTCGCGAGGTAGCGCCGGACCTGCTCCGGGATCTCCGCGAGCGCGTCCTCCACCGCGCGCTCGAACTCCGCGGGCGTGAGCGCGATCGGCTCGGGGAAGGCCTTCGGGTCGAGCCGGTGGGCGCGGGCGAAGCGGCGGCGCGCCTCGGCGGCGTCGCCGCGGCGCTCGGCGACGAGGCCGAGGTGGTGCTGCGTCCAGGGCTCCTCGGGATCGAGGGCCTCGGCGCGGAGCAGCACCGCGAGCGCCTCGTCGAAGCGGCACAGCTCGTAGAGCGCGAACCCCTGCTCCACCCGCACCTCGACCGAGTCGGGCAGCGCGTCCTCCGCCTCGGTGAGCCGCGCGAGGGCGGCGCGCGACTCGCCGAGCTGGTTCAGGCCCGCGCCCTCCAGCCAGGCGAACTCGCCCGCGAGGGCGGGATCGCCGGCCTTCCTCGCGAGCTTCGCCCCGCGCCGCGCCAGGACGAGGCCACGCTCCACGAGCTCGCGATCGGTGTCCTCCTCCTGGAGGACGTTCACGTGGAAGTCGGCCGCGCCGAACAGCAGGTCGAGGTCGTCCTTGCCCACCGCCAGCGCGGCGTCGTACGCCGCGCGCGCCTCGTCGAGCCGGCCCAGCTCGGCGAGCGCCGCGGCCCGGTACTGCAGCGCGCCCACCGAGCGTGGCGACGCGCGGAGCGCTTCCTCGGCGTGCGCCAGCGCGTCCTCGAAGCGGGCGTCCTCGAAGGCCTCGCCGGCGGCCTCCACGAGCGCCTCCCCGGGATCCGGGCGGGCAGGTGGCATCTCAGCGCTCCTCTCGGCGGCACGTCATCGGGGCCGGCCTATCGGTCGCTCCGGCCGTTGTCAAACCCGGCTCGCCCCGCGTGGGGCGGCCGGCGGACCGGCTCCGTTCACGATGAGCGCGTCTGCGGCGGGGCCCGGGAGCCCGCTTGACCGGGGTCCTCGCGCGGTTATCTTAGCGGCCGCTCCGGGCGACTGCCAGCGCGCAGACCGGGCGAACAAATCGAAACCACGAGGATTTTCGACAAAGGAGCCTTCGCCATGCCGGCCAAGGAGATCGCATTCCACCAGGGGGCCCGCGAAGCCATCCTCCGCGGCGTCCAAACGCTCGCCGAGGCTGTCGCCGTGACCCTCGGCCCCAAGGGCCGCAACGTCGTCATCGAGAAGAGCTTCGGCTCGCCGACCATCACCAAGGACGGCGTCACGGTCGCGAAGGAGATCGAGGTCGAGAACAAGTTCGAGAACATGGGCGCGCAGATGGTCCGCGAGGTCGCGTCCCAGACCTCGGACAAGGCGGGCGACGGCACCACCACCGCCACCGTGCTCGCGCGCGCCCTCTTCGAGGAGGGCCTGAAGCTCGTGGCGGCGGGCCACAACCCGATGGACCTCAAGCGCGGCATCGACCGGGCCGTCGAGGTGATCGTCGCCGAGCTGAAGAAGCTCTCGAAGCCCACGCAGGGGAAGAAGGACATCGCCCAGGTCGGCACCATCTCCGCGAACGGCGACGAGACGATCGGCAACATCATCGCCGAGGCGATGGAGAAGGTGGGCAAGGAGGGCGTCATCACGGTCGAGGAGGCGAAGGGCCTCGAGACGACGCTCGACGTGGTCGAGGGCATGCAGTTCGACCGCGGCTACTCCTCCCCCTACTTCGTCACGAACCCGGATCGCATGGAGGCCGTGCTCGAGGATCCGTTCATCCTCATCACCGAGAAGAAGATCTCGGCGATGGCCGACCTCATCCCGGTGCTCGAGCAGGTCGCCCGCTCCGGCAAGCCGCTCCTCATCGTCGCCGAGGACGTGGAGGGCGAGGCGCTCGCGACGCTCGTCGTGAACAAGCTGCGCGGCACGCTCCACGTGTGCGCGGTGAAGGCGCCCGGCTTCGGCGACCGCCGCAAGGAGATGCTGAAGGACATCGCGACGCTCACCGGCGGCAACGTGGTCGCCGAGGAGCTCGGCATCAAGCTCGAGCAGCTCACCGTGAAGGATCTCGGGCGCGCGAAGCGCATCACGATCGACAAGGAGAACACCACGATCGTGGACGGCGAGGGGAAGCGCGAGGACATCGAGGCGCGCATCAAGCAGATCCGCGCGCAGATCGAGGAGACCACGAGCGACTACGATCGCGAGAAGCTGCAGGAGCGGCTCGCGAAGCTCGTGGGCGGCGTCGCCGTGATCAACGTCGGCGCGGCCACCGAGACCGAGATGAAGGAGAAGAAGGCCCGCGTCGAGGACGCGCTCCACGCGACCCGCGCGGCCGTCGAGGAGGGCATCGTCCCCGGCGGCGGCGTCGCCTACCTCCGCGCGCTGCAGGCGCTGAAGAAGCTCGAGGTGCCCGAGGGCGATCAGCGCTTCGGCGTGGCGATCGTGCAGAAGGCGCTCGAGTACCCGGCGCGCCGCATCGCCGAGAACGCCGGCTGGGACGGCGCGGTGGTCGTCTCGAGGATCAACGACGGCAAGGCGGCCCACGGCTTCAACGCCGCGAGCGAGGTGTTCGAGGATCTCGAGAAGGCGGGAGTCATCGATCCGACCAAGGTGTCCCGCACCGCGCTCCAGAACGCCGCGTCCGTCGCGAGCCTCCTCCTCACCACCGAGGCGATGGTGGCCGAGAAGCCGAAGAAGAAGGGCGCGCCCGCCGGCGGCGGCATGGGCGGCATGGGCGGCATGGACGAGATGGATTACTGACGCGCGCGCGCCGGTGACCGTCGCACCACGGCGGAGGCCACCCGGCCTCCGCCGTCTCTTTTCGCGCGCTGGTCAGCGGCGTCCCCCCATGCCGCCGCCTGGCCCAGTGCCACCGCCGTGCATCGGACCCGTGCCGCCGCCGTACGGCCCCGGACCCGTGCCATCGCCGTACGGCCCCGGCCCCATGCCATCGCCGCAGAACCCGCCTGGCCCGGTGCCCGCAGCCCCCGTCCCAGCCGGGCAGTCCCCGATCGCGACGCAGTCCCCGTACCAATCGCACCGCCATGTCTGCATCGACGCGATCTCGGCGGACTGCGCCTCGATGATCGACGCGCAGAGATCCGTGAGCTCCTGGTGCGTCGCGTGCGCGAGGCACCCCTGGCTCATGTGCACGGCCTGCTGGTGGTGGGGGATCATCTCCTCGAGGAACGCCACCTCGAAGGCGTCTCCCCGGAGCCCCGACAGGTCGGCGTCGCCCCGCATCATCATCCCGCCGGATCCCGCCTCGTACGTGACGCCGTACCAATCGGCGAGCCACTCGGTCATCGACGCAATCTCCGCGGTCTGCGTCGTGATGACATCGCCGCAGAGCTCGAGCAGCTCGGGGTGATACGCGGCCCCTGGCTGGACGCAGGCCATGCCCATCTCGACCGCCATCGCGTGGTGATCGATCATCTGCGTCATCCACATCACCTCGAACCCGGAGCGGTTTCCCGTCGGCAAACCGGGTCCGGGGCCCTGCGCGGATTCGGCGTCGGTCGCCGGGGGAGCCTCGCCTCCGCAAGCCACTGCGGTGAGCACCGCCCCGGCCAAGATCATCGTGTTGCGATTCATCGCGTGTCCTCCGCTGTAGGACCCCCACTCTGGGCTGGTTGGGTATGGGTCAGGGCTGCCCCATGCACGTCGGCCCCAACTTGGCCGCGGCCGATCCGGGGGTTGCTTGCGACAGATTGTCGCGCCCCGCGCGCACGCCGCGGACCTCGCGGAAGCACACGCCGGCGCAGGGATCCGGTGCCGCGACCGTCGCGGGGGTGGGGACGAAGCCCCACGAAGCGCTCCGCCCGGCGCGCCGGAGCGGGCGCGCAGCCTTGACGCTCCGCGGCGAGGTCGGTATGTACCCAAATCAACGGACGCGCCGCCTGAGAGAGCACGCGTCCGGATGACGAGGGCAACCGCTACTACGTGCTGAAACGGGCGGAACCCGGGTGTCGTCGTCAGCGGGGCCAAGGACGAGAGTCCTTGGCCCCGTTCTTTTTCTCTCCCGCGTCAGGCGAACGAGTCCGCCGCCCGCGCATCCCGAGCGTAGGGCCCGCGGCCCGGGGGCCGGAGTCGAAGGACGCAGGCGGGCCTCGTGCGCCGCTCTACGCCCGCTCTCGCTCCCGCTCCCCCACCGGCACCGGCGGCAAGTCCTTCGACGCCATGTAGACCACGTTCCGGTTGGAGCGCTTGCCGCGGTACATGGCGCGATCCGCGAGGTCGAGCAGCTCGGCCTTGGCGCTCGCGTGCTCGGGGAAGCTGGCGAGGCCGATGGAGGCGGTGACGCGCACGCGCTGCCCCTCGCGCGACAGGAAGCGGTGGTCCTCGATGGCGCGGCGGATCCGCTCCGCCACCTTGAGGGCGCCCCCCGAGTCGATGCCGGAGAGGATGACGACGTACTCGTCGCCGCCGTAGCGGACGATGACGTCCTCCTCGCGCACGCAGGAGCGCAGGACCCGCCCCACCTCCACGAGCAGGCGCGAGCCGGACAGGTGCCCGTGCTGGTCGTTCACGGCCTTGAAGTGGTCGAGGTCCATGAACAGGACCGAGAACGCGCGGCCGCCGCCCAGCTCGCGCTGCAGCGCGACCTCCAGGTACCGCGTGTTGTAGAGGTGGGTGAGGTCGTCGAGGTAGGCGAGGTGCTCGACCTTGCGGAGCCGGCCGAGGTTCGTGAGGGCGAGGCCGAGGTGGCGCGCGAGGAAGGCGGCGCCCTCGGCGCAGTCCTCCGAGAGGGGGCCGGGCACCACCACCGCCGCGGCGCCCAGCACCTCGCCGTCGTCCGCCACCGGCAGGCACACCACGCGCCGGTGCGCGGTGGGCCCGACGCCGGCGGGCGCGCGGGCCTCGACGGCGCGCTCGCGCCCCAGCTCGGCGAGCGCGGGCCGCACCGCCTCCAGCACCGCCCGGGCCTCCTCGGGCTCGAGGCCGTGCGCGCCGGCGACGCTCCAGCCGCCCGCCACCGGCTCGAGGAGCGCGCAGGCGGGGGTCACGCACTGCGCGGAGAGGGCGGCGAGCGCCATGGGCACGAGCCGCTCGCGGTCGAGCGTCCCCGCGATGCGCTGCCCGGTCTCGAACAGCCGCAGGTGCTCGCGCAGCGAGCGGTTCTCGGCGAGCACCTCGCGCATCGACAGGCAGCGCTGCACCGCCACCTGGAGCTGCTCGGGCGTGACGGGCTTCACGAGGTAGTCGCTCGCGCCCGCGCGCATCGCGCGCACCGCGGTGTCCACCTTGTCGAGCGCCGTGACGACGACGACGCCGATGCCCGGGTCGAGCTGCTTCGCGGCGTCGAGGAGCTCGAGGCCGTCCTTGTCGCCGGGGAGGATGACGTCGGTGAGGAGGACGTCGAAGCGGCGCCGCGCGAGCTGCGCCAGCGCGGTGTCCGCGCCGTCCGCGACCTCCACGTCGTAGCCCGCCGCGCGCAGGTAGTCGCCGTAGACGGTACGCGCGAACCGCTCGTCGTCGACGAGGAGGACGGCGTTTCCCATGGCCGGCCATCGTATCATGGCGTCCGTGGGCTCCCTCGCGTCCGACGGCAAGGCGCTGATCTTCTCCGCGGGCGGGGTGCGCCTCGCGCTCCGGCTCTCGCACGTGCGCGAGCTCCTCGCCGTGCCGCCCGACGCGGGAGAGGTGAGCGTCCGCGGCGAGCCGGTGCCGACCGCCTTCGTGTCCACGGTGCTCGGCCTCCCCGCCGGCCCCTCGCCCTACGCGCTCCTCACCGAGGACCCCGCGCGCGCCGCGCTGCGCGTCGAGGCGCTGCACGGGATCGTCGATCTCGCCGAGGCGGAGGTGTTCCAGCTCCCCGCGCGCACGCCGCTGCCGCAGCCGGCGCCGTTCGCGGGCGCGATCGTGGCGCGGGGCGAGCTGGCGCTCGAGCTCGCCGTCTCCACGCTCGGCTTCGCACCGCTCGAGCCCGCCGAGGAGCTGCCGGAGCCGCCGCCCGACGCCGCGCTCGGCGCCGGGGCGGAGCGCGAGCTTCGCTTCGCCCGCGGCGGCCGCACCTACGCCGTCCCGCTGTCGCTGCTCGTCCAGATCCTCGAGGCGCCGGAGGTCGCGCGCGTGCCGCTCACGCCGCAGTCGCACCGCGGCCTCCTCCACCACGCGCGCGCGCTCCACCCGGTCGTCGACGTCGGCGTCCTCTACGGCGACGCGCCGGGGGAGGGGAGGACCGTGCTGCTCGTGGACGCGGGCGGCGCCGGGGTGGGCGTCGTCGCCGATCGCGTGCTCGGTGTCGCCGAGGGTGAGGCGGAGGTCACCCGGCCACCGTGGGACGCGCTCTTCGGCGTGTAGCCGAGGGGGCCGACCGGCGCCGGTGTGGGCCTCGCGGGATCACCTCCAGGCGCCCGTAAAGCCTCGCGAACGTTGACATTCGGGCGATCGCGGCGTTACTGGTTACGGTCTTCCTCCCCTCCGCTCCCCCGGGATCCCCGATGCCCAAGAACCTGCTCCTCGCGGACGACTCGATCACGATCCAGAAGGTCGTGGGCATCACCTTCGCGAACGAGGACTACCAGGTCGTCGCGGTGGGGAACGGGGAGGACGCCGTCCTGCGGGCGCGCGAGCTGAAGCCGGACGTCATCCTCGCCGACGTCGTCATGCCGAAGCGCAACGGCTACGAGGTGTGCGAGGCGGTGAAGGCGGATCCGGCGCTGGCGCACATCCCGGTGATCCTGCTCGCCGGCACGTTCGAGGCGTTCGACGAGGCGCGCGCTCGCGGCGCGCGCGCCGACGGGCACATCGCGAAGCCCTTCGAGAGCCAGGCGCTCATCAACAAGGTGCGCGAGCTGGTCGAGGGGAAGGCGGCGGCGG includes:
- a CDS encoding diguanylate cyclase, which codes for MGNAVLLVDDERFARTVYGDYLRAAGYDVEVADGADTALAQLARRRFDVLLTDVILPGDKDGLELLDAAKQLDPGIGVVVVTALDKVDTAVRAMRAGASDYLVKPVTPEQLQVAVQRCLSMREVLAENRSLREHLRLFETGQRIAGTLDRERLVPMALAALSAQCVTPACALLEPVAGGWSVAGAHGLEPEEARAVLEAVRPALAELGRERAVEARAPAGVGPTAHRRVVCLPVADDGEVLGAAAVVVPGPLSEDCAEGAAFLARHLGLALTNLGRLRKVEHLAYLDDLTHLYNTRYLEVALQRELGGGRAFSVLFMDLDHFKAVNDQHGHLSGSRLLVEVGRVLRSCVREEDVIVRYGGDEYVVILSGIDSGGALKVAERIRRAIEDHRFLSREGQRVRVTASIGLASFPEHASAKAELLDLADRAMYRGKRSNRNVVYMASKDLPPVPVGERERERA
- a CDS encoding DUF305 domain-containing protein; this translates as MTQMIDHHAMAVEMGMACVQPGAAYHPELLELCGDVITTQTAEIASMTEWLADWYGVTYEAGSGGMMMRGDADLSGLRGDAFEVAFLEEMIPHHQQAVHMSQGCLAHATHQELTDLCASIIEAQSAEIASMQTWRCDWYGDCVAIGDCPAGTGAAGTGPGGFCGDGMGPGPYGDGTGPGPYGGGTGPMHGGGTGPGGGMGGRR
- a CDS encoding cupin domain-containing protein, producing the protein MSEAKVPGYSSDERAPLPPPRDLLIRAEDRVRLQEESARHPWNPRSEIHGYMLGRRAGLARVGVNLLRVPPGKESFAFHRHLREEEFAFVLSGKGVVDVGDETFEIGPGDFLGFPAGSHPHNLRNTGREDLVYLSGGENRNAEIAEFPRDGKVMVRVGRDVTVYPRAAGEPFWPRHGGAEGSDDVGPHEG
- a CDS encoding metallopeptidase family protein, which codes for MPPARPDPGEALVEAAGEAFEDARFEDALAHAEEALRASPRSVGALQYRAAALAELGRLDEARAAYDAALAVGKDDLDLLFGAADFHVNVLQEEDTDRELVERGLVLARRGAKLARKAGDPALAGEFAWLEGAGLNQLGESRAALARLTEAEDALPDSVEVRVEQGFALYELCRFDEALAVLLRAEALDPEEPWTQHHLGLVAERRGDAAEARRRFARAHRLDPKAFPEPIALTPAEFERAVEDALAEIPEQVRRYLANVAITVEDLPTSDDLLASDPPLSPAILGLFRGAPYGQKVSMDPWSHLPSAIVLFQKNLERFARSREELIQEIGVTLVHEVGHFLGLDEDELWARGLD
- the groL gene encoding chaperonin GroEL (60 kDa chaperone family; promotes refolding of misfolded polypeptides especially under stressful conditions; forms two stacked rings of heptamers to form a barrel-shaped 14mer; ends can be capped by GroES; misfolded proteins enter the barrel where they are refolded when GroES binds), whose protein sequence is MPAKEIAFHQGAREAILRGVQTLAEAVAVTLGPKGRNVVIEKSFGSPTITKDGVTVAKEIEVENKFENMGAQMVREVASQTSDKAGDGTTTATVLARALFEEGLKLVAAGHNPMDLKRGIDRAVEVIVAELKKLSKPTQGKKDIAQVGTISANGDETIGNIIAEAMEKVGKEGVITVEEAKGLETTLDVVEGMQFDRGYSSPYFVTNPDRMEAVLEDPFILITEKKISAMADLIPVLEQVARSGKPLLIVAEDVEGEALATLVVNKLRGTLHVCAVKAPGFGDRRKEMLKDIATLTGGNVVAEELGIKLEQLTVKDLGRAKRITIDKENTTIVDGEGKREDIEARIKQIRAQIEETTSDYDREKLQERLAKLVGGVAVINVGAATETEMKEKKARVEDALHATRAAVEEGIVPGGGVAYLRALQALKKLEVPEGDQRFGVAIVQKALEYPARRIAENAGWDGAVVVSRINDGKAAHGFNAASEVFEDLEKAGVIDPTKVSRTALQNAASVASLLLTTEAMVAEKPKKKGAPAGGGMGGMGGMDEMDY
- a CDS encoding patatin-like phospholipase family protein, translated to MRRPLAAAVLLLAACRTAAPTLVTERQPPRVLEAPPAPVPEPRVALVLGGGAARGFAHIGVIRVLEQERIPVDLVVGTSVGSLIGAVYASHKDSFELEWTAFQLDQDDLFDFGIVNAVVGMGYAKGEKLERFVRESVKQRDIEQLRVPFAAVATDLNWGQRVVLDKGSVSRAVRASSAIPGVFEPVQHQGKLLVDGGVVDNIPIDVAKAKGADLVIAVDISADVGNTDLRNVVDVMLQATNIMFAVNVGFRRQGADVLVQPKVGNLGMLDFSKKKECMLAGIEAAREAVPRIRAAIDQWKARKALEGTPRG
- a CDS encoding class I SAM-dependent methyltransferase, which codes for MPARSRFDADYFRRFYDGPGKTHSAAEIGRLACGVDGLAAWLGVEIRSVLDVGAGTGLWRTWFRKHRPGVRYRSIDVSPFACERYGHELRDIARWRSRERFDLVVCHSVLQYLDDAAAAQALENIGRMCRGLLYLEAVTRSDVPILDLEKSDTQMHVRSGAWYRRELGRHFFQIGAGLWGSRRSPVQLFDLEGPGALASRG
- a CDS encoding chemotaxis protein CheW is translated as MAGHRIMASVGSLASDGKALIFSAGGVRLALRLSHVRELLAVPPDAGEVSVRGEPVPTAFVSTVLGLPAGPSPYALLTEDPARAALRVEALHGIVDLAEAEVFQLPARTPLPQPAPFAGAIVARGELALELAVSTLGFAPLEPAEELPEPPPDAALGAGAERELRFARGGRTYAVPLSLLVQILEAPEVARVPLTPQSHRGLLHHARALHPVVDVGVLYGDAPGEGRTVLLVDAGGAGVGVVADRVLGVAEGEAEVTRPPWDALFGV